A section of the Desulfuribacillus stibiiarsenatis genome encodes:
- a CDS encoding copper amine oxidase N-terminal domain-containing protein — MRKLLSFIITILLFMGFNIGFAEASLTEIHLYVNGLKVQFNDVRPYIDSNGRTLVPLRVSAEAAEAEVTWDATLKQAKIKKDAIEIVMTVNKKEYFVNGKQFVMDSALVLNQQLSATFIPLRIIYEALGYDIEWNEVHNTGVITTYTSGAFNKVQKQSLFREISESIRIKNIKGVSGDALKTLAKSENSLADTLSIEEGETRASIADATQMTRDYLSLRTSYDGRNIESMNQWEVSMQQYAKADLVLKWKESIVEHQERVLPIKVLVDAENVRILGNKFYVSGVVEGLLNDSAAVVVIAHLVIEHSEDDSNKLLVTYHNWESVH; from the coding sequence ATGAGAAAACTATTATCTTTTATCATCACTATATTGTTGTTCATGGGATTCAATATCGGTTTTGCAGAAGCGAGTCTAACGGAGATTCATCTCTATGTAAACGGATTGAAAGTTCAATTTAACGACGTGAGGCCATACATAGATAGCAACGGTCGCACTTTAGTGCCTTTACGTGTTAGTGCAGAAGCTGCCGAGGCCGAAGTAACATGGGATGCTACTTTGAAACAAGCTAAAATCAAAAAAGATGCAATTGAAATTGTCATGACCGTAAACAAAAAGGAATATTTCGTAAATGGCAAACAATTTGTAATGGACTCTGCTCTAGTGTTAAATCAACAGTTGAGTGCAACCTTTATTCCTCTAAGAATTATATATGAAGCTTTAGGTTACGACATAGAATGGAACGAAGTTCATAACACCGGCGTAATTACAACCTATACTTCTGGTGCTTTTAACAAAGTACAAAAACAAAGTTTATTTCGCGAAATATCAGAAAGCATTCGCATCAAGAACATAAAAGGTGTATCGGGCGACGCTTTAAAAACTTTGGCAAAATCAGAGAATTCATTAGCTGACACCTTGTCAATAGAAGAAGGCGAAACAAGAGCATCAATAGCTGATGCTACGCAAATGACTAGAGATTATTTATCATTACGTACATCATATGACGGCAGAAACATAGAAAGTATGAATCAATGGGAAGTCTCAATGCAACAATATGCAAAAGCCGATCTAGTCTTAAAATGGAAAGAATCAATCGTCGAGCATCAAGAGCGTGTACTCCCTATTAAAGTCTTAGTAGATGCAGAGAATGTAAGAATATTAGGAAACAAATTCTATGTAAGCGGTGTCGTTGAAGGATTATTAAATGATTCTGCAGCAGTCGTAGTCATTGCACATCTAGTGATTGAACATAGCGAAGACGATAGCAACAAATTACTTGTCACGTATCACAATTGGGAATCTGTGCATTAA
- a CDS encoding HAD family hydrolase, with protein MKKVAIFDFDGTLYSIETFTFLIQQLKKQKGYRLKYREFNIRFFFPYLAFKLGFMKKSRMRNDALKLFVSLFRNMNEQKIYEFFRVAYKDLKVHVNDAVFREFQLLKEQGYINILVSGAVMPLLHFVKNDIPFDYVVGTEIPMKNGMYDSQQEFLYVQGAVKVEKLQEIISKYESIDWGSSVAFADSLSDLPVLETVAKPTCVKPEPELRDIALARGWRIL; from the coding sequence ATGAAAAAAGTTGCAATCTTTGATTTTGATGGGACTCTATATTCTATAGAAACATTTACATTTTTAATTCAACAGCTTAAAAAGCAAAAGGGCTATCGACTGAAATACCGTGAGTTTAATATTCGGTTCTTCTTTCCGTACTTAGCATTCAAGCTTGGTTTTATGAAAAAAAGCAGAATGCGAAATGATGCTTTGAAGCTTTTTGTGAGTTTATTTCGTAATATGAATGAACAAAAGATATATGAGTTCTTTCGGGTCGCCTACAAGGACTTAAAGGTTCATGTAAACGATGCGGTTTTCCGTGAATTCCAATTATTAAAGGAGCAAGGATATATTAATATTTTAGTATCTGGTGCTGTGATGCCATTACTACATTTCGTTAAGAACGATATACCTTTTGATTACGTTGTCGGTACAGAGATACCGATGAAGAATGGAATGTATGATTCTCAGCAAGAGTTTTTGTATGTTCAAGGGGCGGTAAAGGTAGAGAAGTTACAAGAGATCATTAGTAAGTATGAGTCGATTGACTGGGGTAGCAGTGTCGCGTTTGCGGATAGTTTGTCGGACTTGCCGGTCTTAGAGACTGTAGCGAAGCCAACTTGTGTTAAGCCAGAGCCTGAGTTGAGAGATATTGCTCTGGCAAGAGGTTGGAGGATATTATAA
- a CDS encoding TraX family protein, with product MLKVIAFLTMLIDHIGIIFFPDVSEFRIIGRLAFPIFAYAVALGYRKTSNIKNYAIRLFVLAIVSQIPFHLAFQSNYLNIVFTLFLGLLTIWLIDSKFTWVWKASGLVAIVSIAHLLQVEYKSYGIFMILMFYFLHNQYLALLAGQGILTYASLSILRYHPMQMYAVVAILFIYLCRNDRFQLPRIIQYSFYPVHLLLLHWISIYL from the coding sequence TTGTTAAAAGTAATCGCATTTCTTACCATGCTAATCGATCATATTGGGATTATATTTTTCCCCGATGTTAGCGAATTCCGAATCATCGGCCGCCTTGCATTCCCGATCTTTGCCTATGCAGTAGCACTCGGCTATCGCAAAACATCCAATATAAAAAACTATGCAATTCGACTCTTTGTCCTTGCCATCGTATCACAAATCCCATTTCACCTAGCTTTCCAAAGCAATTATCTAAATATCGTTTTTACATTATTTCTTGGACTACTTACGATTTGGCTTATCGATTCCAAGTTCACCTGGGTATGGAAAGCTTCCGGCCTAGTCGCGATTGTATCGATAGCACATCTATTACAAGTGGAGTATAAAAGCTACGGTATTTTCATGATTCTCATGTTTTATTTCTTACATAATCAATATTTAGCACTTCTCGCAGGACAGGGAATTCTCACATATGCTAGTCTTAGTATTTTGCGCTACCATCCAATGCAAATGTATGCTGTCGTAGCAATTCTTTTTATTTATTTATGTCGTAATGACAGATTTCAACTGCCTCGTATTATTCAATACTCGTTCTATCCAGTACACTTGCTGTTATTACATTGGATCAGCATATATTTATAA
- a CDS encoding P-II family nitrogen regulator yields MKKIEAILRPERLQETIKALDEIGVTGFTVTQVVGRGIQKDSMGVYRGQNYKVSLHPKVKLKIILSDYMVQKTVQAIIKAAQTGEGGDGKIFVSALEEAYNIRTGLVDDSIDELNQKEEN; encoded by the coding sequence ATGAAAAAGATAGAAGCTATTTTAAGGCCAGAGAGGTTACAGGAAACAATTAAGGCTTTAGACGAAATTGGAGTCACTGGTTTCACGGTTACTCAAGTCGTGGGGAGAGGTATTCAAAAAGATTCAATGGGTGTATACAGAGGGCAGAATTACAAGGTAAGCTTGCATCCGAAAGTGAAGTTAAAAATTATTCTTTCTGATTACATGGTACAAAAGACAGTACAGGCCATCATTAAAGCAGCACAAACAGGTGAAGGCGGGGATGGAAAGATTTTCGTATCTGCTTTAGAAGAGGCATATAATATTCGCACAGGATTAGTTGATGACTCTATTGATGAATTGAATCAAAAGGAGGAGAACTAA
- a CDS encoding ammonium transporter, whose product MELIHLNTVWIVLAAAMVLLMEGGFSLLEAGLVRTKNAVNVTMKIFVDLTIGALSFWVVGFAIMFGADAFGLFGTSLFGAPQGIELGLDLPAAAFVLFQMGFAIACISIISGAVAERMNFKAYIIIAILVTMFVYPISGHWVWHGDGWLAALGMKDFAGSAVIHAMGGFAALAIAWKLGARRGRFTSDGGVNVFAPSNIPLASAGAFLLWFGWFAFNAGSTLDASDASLATIALNTMLAAAAGGTSSLLFTMFKFGKTDPSMTINGSLSGLVAITAGCAFVDQWSAIIIGLIAGIIVIGATLLVDNKLRIDDPVGAVAVHGFNGFFGTVVLGLLDTEAGLLTTGETNLFFVQLLGAVVISAWGFVGGLGVAYAADALVGLRATVREEEEGLDMAYHGIPAYNELERFTDLPKSLYDFQDSTGVDIIQPNGMARKG is encoded by the coding sequence ATGGAATTGATACATTTAAATACGGTTTGGATTGTTTTAGCAGCGGCTATGGTTTTGTTGATGGAAGGCGGATTTAGTTTATTAGAAGCAGGGCTTGTTCGTACGAAGAATGCTGTTAACGTTACAATGAAAATTTTTGTAGACTTAACAATTGGAGCATTATCGTTCTGGGTTGTTGGTTTTGCGATTATGTTTGGTGCTGATGCGTTTGGACTTTTTGGTACTTCATTATTTGGCGCACCACAAGGAATTGAGTTAGGATTAGATTTACCAGCGGCAGCATTCGTTTTGTTCCAGATGGGATTTGCGATTGCGTGTATTTCGATTATTTCTGGAGCAGTTGCGGAACGTATGAATTTTAAAGCATATATTATCATTGCGATTTTAGTAACAATGTTTGTTTATCCAATCTCTGGTCATTGGGTATGGCATGGAGATGGGTGGTTGGCGGCACTTGGTATGAAGGACTTTGCAGGATCTGCAGTCATTCATGCGATGGGTGGTTTTGCAGCGTTAGCGATTGCTTGGAAGTTAGGAGCTAGAAGAGGAAGATTTACTTCTGATGGAGGAGTGAATGTATTTGCTCCAAGTAATATCCCGCTTGCTTCTGCAGGGGCGTTCTTGCTTTGGTTCGGTTGGTTTGCCTTTAATGCAGGTAGTACGCTAGATGCGTCTGATGCATCGTTAGCTACCATTGCGTTAAATACGATGCTTGCGGCGGCAGCTGGTGGTACGTCTTCGTTACTATTCACGATGTTTAAGTTTGGTAAGACCGACCCGAGTATGACTATTAACGGGTCGTTATCTGGTCTGGTTGCAATCACAGCAGGTTGTGCATTTGTGGATCAATGGAGTGCAATTATAATCGGTTTAATCGCTGGTATCATAGTAATTGGTGCTACATTGTTAGTCGACAATAAGCTACGTATTGACGATCCAGTAGGAGCTGTTGCGGTACATGGTTTTAATGGTTTCTTTGGTACTGTGGTTCTTGGGTTGCTTGATACAGAAGCTGGGTTATTAACGACTGGTGAAACAAATTTATTTTTCGTTCAATTATTAGGTGCGGTAGTGATTAGCGCTTGGGGATTTGTTGGTGGATTAGGTGTAGCCTATGCAGCAGATGCACTGGTAGGACTACGTGCCACTGTAAGAGAGGAAGAGGAAGGGCTAGATATGGCTTACCATGGTATTCCTGCCTATAACGAATTGGAACGCTTTACTGATTTGCCAAAAAGCCTATACGATTTCCAAGATTCTACTGGTGTGGATATCATTCAACCGAATGGAATGGCTAGAAAAGGCTAA
- a CDS encoding SDR family NAD(P)-dependent oxidoreductase — protein MSFKDRVVIVTGAAKGIGRVIAKRYCDEKANVIIVDIDYESGKKCLEMLTSSGNKAEFFEVDVSKSEDIDSFMQKVEQRYGRVDVLINNAGISVWKPPEELMVDAEPHSEAYAASKGGIIALTQTLAASYAKDHIRVNCISPGWIQTQDYDQLREIDHLQHFSQRVGKPDDIASACIYLTHGSNDFILGTNLVIDGGMTKKMMYRE, from the coding sequence ATGTCTTTTAAGGATAGAGTAGTGATTGTTACTGGCGCGGCAAAAGGAATTGGTCGCGTGATTGCAAAAAGATATTGCGACGAGAAAGCGAATGTAATAATCGTCGATATTGACTATGAATCAGGTAAGAAATGCTTGGAAATGCTGACATCTAGTGGAAATAAAGCGGAGTTTTTTGAGGTTGATGTCAGTAAGTCTGAAGATATCGATAGTTTCATGCAAAAAGTGGAACAAAGATATGGTAGAGTTGATGTTTTAATCAATAATGCTGGGATTTCAGTATGGAAGCCACCGGAAGAGTTGATGGTGGATGCAGAGCCGCACTCTGAAGCGTATGCTGCATCAAAAGGTGGGATTATAGCGTTGACCCAAACTCTTGCCGCTTCTTATGCGAAAGATCATATACGAGTGAATTGTATTAGTCCAGGGTGGATCCAAACACAGGACTATGACCAGCTTCGAGAGATTGACCATCTCCAGCATTTCTCGCAAAGGGTAGGTAAACCCGATGATATCGCGAGCGCTTGTATATATCTCACGCATGGGTCGAATGATTTCATATTGGGGACGAATCTCGTCATTGATGGTGGAATGACGAAAAAAATGATGTATAGGGAGTAA
- a CDS encoding methyl-accepting chemotaxis protein has protein sequence MIKRLNSLKLNVKLQLLVVIAIFISLSILQVISVFRNASFTEERALHTMDDKRGALEFFINTEIQQLQEVISTNIAEKRLIDALATQDREIIAKELDHTFYALQREFGITNLQINELDLKVYYRSHNPSSFGDDVSERSLLQNVMKNKEVVSALDSGATGLALRSAGIIKDSSGRELAVLEVAKVLNDDYLINLKKGFGVDFSIYFDNELTFTSITNGSGQRIANFKATNQELIQNVLKKGENWSDRISGYSNYDIFASFSPIKNADGKVLGMWMASSSALPYDERNQADIWIGVVFQIGIQIIFFLLLYPIVQYKILPIADMTTVISSVSDYDYQKEVKSSHLKHTDEIGEMASAIQKMQDNTKKMINQIRTNSETVSGASDDLLHLSEKTLNSLQEVELLIQNIQQVSDNQVNISNETATSMEEMAHGINHVAETASGVTEEATAMKREADQGKLAVTGAVQKMSDIKSSAKQISDATNRLITGLDKINIFVNTINDISAQTNLLALNASIEAARAGEHGRGFAVVAEEVRKLAEQSAGSTKEINSIVHEIKDITQITLKSLQENQKETEAGIESIEKVDVAFVNIISAINNVAEKIESLSAVSQEMSAGSQQVSASVNELSNISKEANDHTIAITDKIKEQVHAIENITQSSQSLSDLAHDLENIVTKFKV, from the coding sequence ATGATTAAAAGACTGAATAGCCTGAAATTGAATGTGAAGTTACAGTTATTAGTCGTTATTGCAATTTTCATTTCATTATCGATTCTACAAGTCATCTCCGTATTTCGGAATGCAAGCTTTACGGAAGAACGAGCATTGCATACAATGGATGACAAAAGAGGCGCTTTAGAATTTTTCATTAATACAGAGATACAACAATTGCAAGAAGTGATTAGCACGAATATTGCTGAAAAGCGCTTAATTGACGCGCTAGCGACTCAAGATCGCGAAATTATAGCGAAAGAATTAGATCATACGTTTTATGCGTTACAAAGGGAATTTGGGATTACAAATCTTCAAATCAACGAATTGGATCTAAAGGTGTATTATCGTAGTCACAATCCTTCAAGTTTTGGTGATGACGTAAGCGAAAGGTCGTTGTTACAAAACGTAATGAAGAACAAAGAAGTAGTAAGTGCACTAGATTCTGGTGCCACGGGACTGGCGCTTCGTTCTGCAGGAATCATTAAAGATTCAAGTGGCAGAGAGTTAGCTGTTTTAGAAGTAGCGAAAGTGTTGAACGATGATTATTTGATTAATCTTAAAAAGGGATTTGGTGTGGATTTCTCAATATATTTTGATAATGAACTAACATTTACATCGATTACCAATGGAAGTGGTCAAAGAATTGCAAACTTTAAAGCTACGAATCAGGAACTAATACAAAATGTTCTTAAAAAAGGTGAAAATTGGTCAGATCGGATTTCTGGCTATTCTAACTATGATATATTTGCGAGCTTTTCTCCTATTAAAAATGCCGATGGTAAAGTATTAGGGATGTGGATGGCAAGTTCTAGTGCATTGCCTTATGATGAAAGAAACCAAGCAGATATATGGATTGGTGTGGTGTTCCAGATTGGTATTCAAATCATCTTCTTCCTGCTGTTATATCCAATTGTTCAATATAAGATTTTACCAATTGCAGATATGACGACTGTCATCTCATCAGTATCCGATTATGATTATCAGAAGGAAGTAAAGAGTTCACACTTAAAGCATACCGACGAAATTGGTGAAATGGCTTCAGCCATCCAAAAGATGCAAGACAATACGAAGAAAATGATTAATCAGATTCGTACAAATTCTGAGACAGTGTCTGGTGCATCGGATGACTTATTACATTTATCAGAAAAAACTTTAAATTCATTGCAAGAAGTAGAACTGTTAATTCAGAATATCCAGCAAGTATCCGATAATCAAGTGAATATTTCCAACGAAACGGCAACATCTATGGAAGAAATGGCTCATGGTATTAACCATGTTGCGGAAACGGCTTCAGGGGTTACAGAAGAAGCTACGGCTATGAAACGAGAAGCAGATCAAGGAAAGCTAGCAGTAACAGGCGCGGTTCAGAAGATGAGTGATATTAAATCGAGTGCTAAACAAATCTCTGATGCTACGAATCGCTTAATTACGGGATTAGACAAGATTAATATCTTTGTTAATACAATCAATGACATTTCAGCACAGACGAACCTACTTGCTCTTAATGCAAGCATAGAAGCAGCGAGGGCCGGTGAACATGGAAGAGGATTTGCCGTAGTAGCGGAAGAAGTCCGTAAACTTGCCGAACAGTCTGCTGGATCGACGAAGGAAATCAATTCAATCGTACATGAAATTAAAGACATTACACAGATTACTTTGAAATCCTTGCAAGAAAACCAAAAAGAGACAGAAGCTGGTATTGAGTCGATTGAAAAAGTAGATGTAGCATTTGTAAACATTATTAGTGCGATTAACAACGTTGCGGAGAAGATTGAGAGTCTATCGGCTGTATCGCAAGAAATGTCTGCTGGTTCTCAGCAGGTGAGCGCATCTGTCAATGAGTTATCGAACATCTCGAAAGAGGCAAATGATCACACGATTGCAATTACAGACAAGATTAAAGAGCAAGTACATGCAATAGAAAATATCACTCAATCTTCCCAGAGCTTGTCAGATCTTGCGCACGATTTAGAAAATATTGTAACGAAATTTAAAGTCTGA
- a CDS encoding HD-GYP domain-containing protein, producing the protein MRLIALKNIINETYVLAKSVLSDSGQTLLKAGSTLSPSMVNRLKERGIPFVYIEDPLTDGINPVDAISEETRRKTLQKTTTILNNLFKKKQERIIGSKDLDLRNEINAIITDIQAHPSSMYNLVNIQSMDDYLFHHSVNVGIIAIILGTGMGYTRNQLIELGIGAILHDVGKTLIPLEILNKPDILTEEEYAVMKQHSQYGYEILKDQPGVPLLSAHIAFQHHERWNGSGYPRGISGKEQHEYARIVAIADVYDALTSTRSYRQPFLPHEAVEMLFGAGNFHFDYDLVKLFRDKISIYPVGMSVLLNDERIAVVSEENKISPQRPKVRVIMDRDKKPVKDSYEIDLYLDPKIIIKEVI; encoded by the coding sequence ATGAGACTTATAGCGCTTAAAAATATCATCAATGAGACGTATGTACTAGCTAAGTCTGTTTTGTCGGATTCGGGACAAACGCTTTTAAAGGCGGGCTCTACCCTTTCACCATCTATGGTCAATCGTCTAAAAGAACGAGGGATTCCTTTTGTGTATATTGAAGATCCTTTGACGGATGGGATTAACCCGGTTGATGCAATATCGGAGGAAACTAGACGTAAAACACTACAAAAAACCACTACTATTCTAAATAACTTATTTAAGAAAAAACAAGAACGAATTATAGGGTCTAAAGATTTGGACCTAAGAAATGAAATTAATGCAATTATTACTGATATTCAAGCACATCCAAGCAGTATGTATAATTTAGTGAATATACAAAGCATGGATGATTATTTGTTCCATCATTCTGTCAATGTCGGGATTATTGCGATTATATTGGGAACAGGCATGGGATATACTAGAAACCAGTTAATAGAGTTGGGAATTGGAGCAATCCTTCATGACGTAGGAAAGACTTTAATCCCATTAGAAATTTTAAATAAACCGGATATTCTAACGGAAGAAGAATATGCAGTCATGAAACAGCATTCTCAATACGGTTATGAAATTCTAAAAGATCAGCCGGGGGTACCGCTTCTTTCTGCTCATATTGCGTTTCAACATCATGAGCGTTGGAATGGTTCGGGTTACCCACGAGGTATATCGGGTAAAGAACAACATGAATATGCTAGAATTGTGGCAATAGCAGATGTATATGACGCTTTAACTTCTACTCGATCCTACCGTCAACCATTCTTGCCCCATGAAGCGGTAGAAATGCTTTTCGGAGCGGGGAATTTCCACTTTGATTATGATTTAGTGAAGTTGTTTAGAGATAAGATTTCAATATACCCCGTGGGAATGTCAGTGCTATTAAATGATGAACGGATTGCTGTAGTATCAGAGGAAAACAAAATCAGCCCACAAAGACCGAAGGTTCGAGTGATTATGGATCGAGATAAAAAGCCAGTAAAAGACAGCTATGAAATAGACCTATATTTGGATCCGAAAATTATTATAAAAGAAGTTATATAG
- a CDS encoding response regulator encodes MILQSLTYKIMVMRYYKRTMTYVPCDSSVVDIIILGEWLLNSPLILVVEDNVSNLVLATRLLEKQGWNVLSVDNGEKAVEIYQQHDFHAILMDVQMPIMDGYQATRKIREIEKTTGRRTTIIALTAFAMRSDREKCLEAGMDDYLTKPIIVDDFFSKMKHYLES; translated from the coding sequence TTGATTTTACAATCATTAACATATAAGATTATGGTGATGCGCTACTACAAAAGAACCATGACGTATGTACCATGTGATAGCAGTGTTGTTGATATAATTATATTGGGGGAATGGCTTTTGAACTCACCACTTATTTTAGTCGTCGAGGACAATGTATCGAATCTTGTTTTGGCCACTCGATTACTAGAGAAGCAAGGATGGAATGTGTTAAGTGTAGATAATGGTGAGAAAGCAGTGGAAATTTATCAGCAGCATGATTTTCATGCTATTTTGATGGATGTGCAAATGCCGATTATGGATGGTTATCAGGCAACTCGAAAAATCCGAGAAATCGAGAAAACAACTGGAAGAAGAACGACAATCATTGCTTTAACAGCATTTGCAATGAGAAGCGACCGCGAGAAATGCTTGGAAGCAGGAATGGATGACTATTTGACAAAACCAATCATTGTAGATGATTTCTTTAGTAAAATGAAACATTATTTAGAGTCCTAG
- a CDS encoding response regulator — MKKIAVIDDNKTFRHFVKQILEQSNYHVEEFVNADEFFSTEKEIYGYDLILIDYNMPGMNGITALENIKFNPVTQGVPVLLVTGEPERKVVDVAVRLKVNDFISKPIDPEFLVERVNKLLRY, encoded by the coding sequence ATGAAGAAGATTGCAGTGATTGATGATAATAAAACCTTTCGGCATTTTGTCAAACAAATTCTTGAGCAAAGCAATTATCATGTAGAGGAGTTTGTCAATGCAGATGAATTTTTCTCAACTGAAAAAGAAATTTATGGTTATGATTTAATTTTGATCGATTATAATATGCCTGGAATGAATGGAATTACAGCCCTGGAAAACATTAAATTTAACCCAGTAACTCAAGGGGTACCAGTGTTGCTGGTGACAGGAGAACCTGAGCGCAAAGTAGTAGATGTCGCTGTACGGTTAAAGGTGAATGACTTTATCTCAAAACCAATTGATCCGGAATTTCTCGTGGAAAGAGTCAATAAGTTACTACGATATTAG
- a CDS encoding GGDEF domain-containing response regulator: MIIDDSESSRSLLEHLLRKAEYDEILAFSSFHQALPYINDTIDLILLDIIMPEIDGIKGCEIVRNQLKLKDIPIIMVTGEKEIETLKAAFEAGASDYIEKPFHKIELLARMSSSLRLKQEIKARKARESDLLDLTKQLTELTEELQEKNKILENLSTIDGLTGIANRRKLDDTLLMYWKKAQRTKQHFSIIMLDIDNFKAYNDHYGHQKGDEVLRLIAHVINLVPKRADDLFARYGGEEFVVLLPDTAENGAYQMAQRIQKEIIELAVPHHFSLVKSVITVSMGIATFSDCCDLQAEELLRQADHALYDAKRTGGNRIKVFGGRNV; the protein is encoded by the coding sequence ATGATAATCGATGATAGTGAATCAAGCCGCAGTCTGCTGGAGCACTTATTACGAAAAGCTGAGTACGATGAAATCCTAGCATTCTCTTCTTTTCACCAAGCTTTACCGTATATCAATGATACAATTGATCTGATTCTTCTTGATATAATTATGCCGGAAATTGACGGGATTAAGGGCTGTGAAATTGTACGTAATCAACTAAAACTTAAAGATATACCAATCATAATGGTAACGGGAGAGAAGGAAATAGAAACGCTAAAAGCTGCTTTTGAAGCGGGGGCAAGCGATTATATAGAAAAACCTTTTCATAAAATTGAACTATTAGCTCGCATGAGCTCTTCGCTGCGTTTGAAGCAAGAAATTAAGGCTAGAAAAGCGCGCGAAAGTGACCTCCTAGACTTAACGAAACAGTTAACGGAATTAACAGAGGAACTTCAAGAGAAGAATAAAATCCTGGAGAACTTATCGACAATTGATGGGTTAACGGGGATTGCAAATCGTAGAAAATTAGATGACACGTTACTCATGTACTGGAAGAAAGCACAAAGAACGAAACAGCATTTTTCAATCATCATGTTAGATATTGATAATTTTAAGGCTTATAACGATCATTATGGACATCAAAAAGGAGATGAAGTTTTACGGCTAATAGCGCATGTCATCAACCTTGTTCCTAAAAGAGCGGATGATTTATTTGCCCGATACGGTGGTGAGGAATTTGTCGTTCTTCTACCAGATACAGCTGAGAACGGCGCCTACCAAATGGCTCAGAGAATTCAAAAGGAAATTATTGAGCTAGCTGTTCCACATCATTTTTCTTTAGTGAAAAGTGTTATAACTGTAAGTATGGGGATTGCTACCTTTTCTGACTGTTGTGATTTACAAGCAGAGGAGCTTTTACGTCAGGCAGACCATGCCCTGTATGATGCGAAAAGAACCGGCGGCAACAGAATAAAGGTATTTGGAGGGCGTAATGTCTAA
- a CDS encoding Hpt domain-containing protein, protein MSKNIVIVDKDLEDLIPGFLDNRKKDIMNLMHYVAQKDFESIRIMGHSMKGYGSGYGFHKVTEIGRVLELGAKEQNEAIILEQIEEMEKYFANIEIIFNDSML, encoded by the coding sequence ATGTCTAAGAACATAGTGATAGTGGACAAAGATTTAGAAGATTTAATCCCTGGCTTTTTGGACAATAGAAAAAAGGATATCATGAATCTTATGCATTATGTGGCACAGAAGGATTTTGAATCGATACGAATTATGGGGCATAGCATGAAGGGTTATGGTTCTGGTTATGGGTTTCATAAGGTGACTGAAATAGGAAGAGTTCTAGAATTAGGTGCTAAGGAGCAAAATGAAGCAATCATACTAGAGCAAATTGAAGAAATGGAAAAATATTTTGCGAATATAGAAATAATTTTTAATGATTCTATGTTATAA